From the Halorhabdus utahensis DSM 12940 genome, one window contains:
- a CDS encoding DUF5786 family protein, translated as MGFGSYDETEQENQDLDADFDDDDGVNAAENTHDGDLEFEFTASNDELIDQLSDIKENT; from the coding sequence ATGGGGTTCGGGAGCTACGACGAAACTGAACAGGAGAATCAGGACCTGGACGCGGATTTTGATGATGATGACGGGGTCAACGCTGCGGAAAACACACACGACGGTGATCTTGAGTTCGAGTTCACCGCCTCGAACGACGAACTGATCGACCAGTTATCGGATATCAAGGAAAACACGTAA
- a CDS encoding endonuclease dU, translating to MKSGVRALGIAESFTGDSSTLAGAVVRASRVTDGFVFGSCTVGGSDATDAIAQMVHRLDRADVRYLLVAGIAPAWFNVVDLHRLHEETGLPVLSVTFEDSEGLEPALREEFSGEALAWRLDTYRAQPERERVSMNDETVFVRSVGCDSPAGEIVRAFTPEGGRPEPVRVARLAARAADRSFGPDE from the coding sequence GTGAAATCGGGGGTTCGCGCGCTTGGCATTGCCGAATCGTTCACCGGCGATTCGAGTACGCTTGCCGGCGCAGTTGTCCGCGCCAGTCGCGTCACCGACGGCTTCGTCTTCGGCTCCTGCACCGTTGGCGGAAGCGATGCGACCGACGCCATTGCCCAGATGGTCCACCGCCTTGACCGCGCGGACGTTCGCTACCTGCTGGTCGCCGGGATCGCTCCGGCGTGGTTCAACGTGGTCGACCTGCACCGTCTCCACGAGGAGACCGGACTGCCGGTGCTCTCGGTCACTTTCGAGGACAGCGAGGGCCTGGAACCGGCGCTCCGTGAGGAGTTTTCCGGCGAAGCGCTCGCCTGGCGGCTCGATACGTACCGCGCCCAACCGGAACGCGAGCGTGTCTCGATGAACGATGAAACGGTTTTCGTCCGGAGTGTGGGCTGTGACTCGCCGGCCGGCGAGATCGTCCGGGCGTTCACCCCGGAAGGCGGGCGACCCGAACCGGTGCGGGTTGCGCGGCTGGCCGCCCGCGCGGCCGATCGGTCGTTCGGCCCCGACGAGTGA
- a CDS encoding MBL fold metallo-hydrolase — MDVHNVTADAETFTANVYLATGDRPTLVDAGAMDGVVDVIREYTDELDSVVLTHQHGDHVAQLDAVLDAFDAELYANADHPRRTNGLDDGDTIQMGDETFEVVYTPGHADDHVSLVSETTLFSGDTVVHDDGAFEGGSFGRTDNPGQSRERLIESIRDILDRMPETVEHMYSGHGGAFHGDVREIVETALERAERREPKYD, encoded by the coding sequence ATGGACGTTCACAACGTAACTGCCGACGCGGAGACGTTCACCGCGAACGTCTATCTCGCGACCGGCGACCGACCGACGCTCGTCGACGCCGGCGCGATGGACGGCGTCGTCGACGTGATCCGGGAGTATACCGACGAACTGGACAGCGTCGTCCTGACCCACCAGCACGGCGACCACGTCGCGCAACTCGATGCGGTCCTCGACGCCTTCGACGCCGAGCTGTACGCCAACGCCGATCACCCCCGGCGGACGAACGGACTCGACGACGGCGACACGATCCAAATGGGCGACGAAACTTTCGAGGTCGTCTACACGCCGGGCCACGCCGACGACCACGTCTCGCTGGTGAGCGAGACCACGCTCTTCTCCGGTGATACCGTAGTTCACGACGACGGGGCCTTCGAGGGCGGGAGTTTCGGCCGGACCGACAATCCCGGCCAATCGCGCGAGCGCCTCATCGAGTCGATCCGCGACATCCTCGATCGGATGCCCGAGACTGTCGAACACATGTACAGCGGCCACGGCGGCGCCTTCCACGGTGACGTTCGGGAGATCGTCGAGACAGCACTGGAACGGGCCGAGCGACGCGAGCCGAAGTACGACTGA
- a CDS encoding sensor histidine kinase, producing the protein MAWQTSWMIVPLLIAAFLLLVLGLSMLLLVTRERMTPTIGALLVFCLAGATWAIAEAYQVANTGASKRIWFAIGSGSFVVVVFAWLVFALAASERERWLSLPRIAPVLAGGGVLAGLFFTNPIHGALWESTIVSRAGLFVLDVQFTAIYGGAMLGLLTVTGLGIAVLWVYGTQRDGVSLRAIGWMVAGISFPVGTGLLYHVGLGPGVNLTPIALGGTASTLIYLVFTRELIGRVPLPRSAVLNRMDEGLVVVGADGHVSDLNPAAKSLLDLEETALGRTVTDVIPEWPDGVDDDRTTVDVTVEDGDRRHLRIRVSPLSDSHHSQIGLISDRTEQEALQQRYRAIIEESAEANVLLDENGTIIYASPSVERIFGWTSTEMEGETAFEFVAETDRERIRAEFERVLANPGYEPRLEYRVVDREGHECVFESLVRNLLDHPHVEAIAVTSRDVTERREREQELERMNERLEEFASILSHDLRNPLEVAEIHTTLAQRGDEDALETVQQAHDRIDAMIDDILTYVREDDTVDPDEIAFEPVVQSAWETVHTRGATLSFDMPAETVIEADRRRLQRALENLFRNSIEHGGEAVTVRIGRADAGFFVADDGPGIPPEDRASVFDNGFTTAEEGTGLGLAIVRRTAQAHGWTVTATESESGGARFEFGNVSFPSED; encoded by the coding sequence ATGGCCTGGCAAACGTCCTGGATGATCGTCCCGCTGCTGATCGCGGCATTCTTGCTGCTGGTGCTCGGTCTGTCGATGCTACTGTTGGTAACGCGCGAGCGCATGACGCCGACCATCGGGGCGCTCCTCGTCTTCTGTCTGGCGGGTGCCACCTGGGCGATCGCCGAGGCCTATCAGGTGGCCAACACGGGCGCAAGCAAGCGCATCTGGTTTGCCATCGGTTCAGGGTCGTTCGTCGTGGTCGTGTTCGCCTGGCTCGTCTTTGCGCTGGCAGCCAGCGAGCGCGAGCGATGGCTTTCCCTGCCGCGGATCGCCCCGGTGTTGGCAGGGGGTGGCGTGCTGGCGGGGCTGTTCTTCACGAACCCGATTCATGGCGCTCTCTGGGAGTCGACTATCGTTTCGAGGGCGGGACTGTTCGTGCTTGACGTTCAGTTCACGGCAATCTACGGCGGTGCCATGCTCGGTTTGCTGACGGTGACTGGTCTCGGGATCGCGGTCCTGTGGGTCTACGGAACCCAGCGCGACGGCGTCAGCTTGCGCGCCATCGGGTGGATGGTCGCTGGCATCTCCTTCCCGGTCGGGACGGGGCTGTTGTACCACGTGGGACTCGGTCCCGGGGTGAACCTCACACCGATCGCGCTGGGGGGTACCGCGAGTACACTGATCTACCTCGTGTTCACCAGGGAGTTGATCGGTCGCGTGCCGCTCCCGCGTTCGGCTGTGCTGAATCGCATGGACGAGGGACTGGTCGTCGTCGGCGCGGACGGTCATGTGAGCGACCTGAATCCGGCAGCGAAGTCGTTGCTGGATCTCGAGGAAACGGCGCTCGGACGGACCGTCACGGACGTCATCCCCGAGTGGCCGGACGGCGTAGACGACGACCGAACCACGGTTGATGTCACCGTCGAAGATGGCGACCGCCGACACCTCCGGATTCGCGTGTCGCCACTGTCGGATAGTCACCACTCACAGATCGGGCTGATTTCCGACCGGACCGAACAGGAGGCACTCCAGCAGCGCTACCGGGCCATCATCGAGGAGTCCGCCGAAGCGAACGTGTTGCTCGACGAGAACGGCACCATCATATACGCGAGTCCGTCCGTCGAGCGCATCTTCGGGTGGACGTCGACCGAGATGGAGGGCGAGACGGCCTTCGAGTTCGTCGCCGAGACGGACCGCGAGCGGATCCGTGCGGAGTTCGAACGGGTCCTGGCAAATCCGGGCTATGAACCCCGACTCGAGTACCGCGTCGTCGATCGCGAGGGTCACGAGTGCGTCTTCGAATCCCTGGTTCGCAACCTCCTCGATCATCCTCACGTCGAGGCCATCGCTGTCACCTCGCGGGACGTCACCGAGCGTCGGGAGCGAGAACAGGAACTCGAGCGGATGAACGAGCGCCTCGAGGAGTTCGCCTCGATACTGAGCCACGATCTCCGCAATCCGCTGGAAGTGGCGGAGATCCACACGACCCTGGCACAGCGTGGTGACGAGGACGCCCTCGAAACCGTCCAGCAGGCTCACGACCGCATCGACGCCATGATCGACGACATTCTGACGTACGTTCGCGAGGACGACACTGTCGACCCGGACGAGATCGCTTTCGAGCCCGTCGTCCAGTCCGCCTGGGAGACTGTTCACACCCGGGGAGCCACGCTGTCGTTCGACATGCCGGCCGAGACGGTCATCGAAGCCGACCGGCGACGGCTCCAGCGCGCACTCGAGAACCTCTTCCGAAACTCGATCGAGCACGGGGGTGAGGCGGTGACCGTCCGGATCGGTCGGGCCGACGCGGGCTTTTTCGTCGCCGACGACGGTCCAGGAATTCCACCCGAGGATCGCGCATCGGTCTTCGACAACGGGTTCACCACCGCCGAGGAGGGCACGGGTCTCGGACTGGCGATCGTGCGCCGGACGGCCCAGGCTCACGGGTGGACTGTCACGGCGACCGAGAGTGAGTCGGGCGGCGCACGCTTCGAATTCGGCAACGTTTCGTTCCCGAGCGAAGACTGA
- a CDS encoding response regulator transcription factor, whose amino-acid sequence MSSTGAGDATVLIVEDERDTADGYARLLDSDYEVRVAYTGEQALEALDPAVDVVLLDRRMPGLSGEQVLKVIEERGLDCRVALVTAVAPDYDILELGIDDYRTKPVGAEDIEATVEKLCALDEYERLQRELSSARVKRNVLEVEKDRTELTHSREFQELVERIEQLESELKSIENRYPGHFEA is encoded by the coding sequence GTGTCATCGACGGGTGCTGGAGACGCGACCGTCCTCATCGTCGAGGACGAGCGCGATACGGCAGACGGATACGCGCGTCTGCTCGACAGCGACTACGAGGTCCGGGTCGCCTACACCGGTGAGCAAGCCCTCGAAGCGCTGGATCCAGCCGTCGACGTGGTGTTGCTCGACCGGCGGATGCCAGGGCTATCAGGAGAGCAAGTGCTGAAAGTCATCGAGGAACGTGGGCTGGATTGTCGGGTCGCGTTAGTCACGGCGGTCGCGCCTGACTACGACATCCTGGAGCTGGGAATCGACGACTACCGGACGAAACCAGTCGGTGCCGAAGACATCGAAGCGACCGTCGAGAAGCTCTGTGCTCTCGACGAGTACGAACGCCTCCAGCGAGAACTCTCGAGTGCGCGCGTCAAGCGAAACGTCCTCGAGGTCGAAAAGGACCGCACCGAGCTCACGCATAGCCGGGAGTTCCAGGAGCTGGTCGAGCGAATCGAGCAGTTGGAGTCGGAGCTGAAATCCATCGAGAACCGCTATCCCGGCCACTTCGAAGCGTGA
- a CDS encoding CBS domain-containing protein, with protein sequence MLIRDVMSREYLTVKRGQSLRDAVEAMLKEGQESVIITNEGEPDGLITRRSALIAAYKTDEPLSKVPVSGFASGFPTSVKPDATVLFAIGQLINADEEVLPVVEDLELVGVVTRENLLDEYTNLRNEAFDTIERRKEWEEQ encoded by the coding sequence GTGCTGATCCGTGACGTGATGTCCCGGGAATACCTGACGGTCAAGCGGGGGCAGAGCCTCAGAGATGCCGTGGAGGCCATGCTCAAGGAGGGCCAGGAGTCCGTGATCATTACGAACGAGGGAGAGCCCGATGGGCTGATCACCCGCCGCTCGGCACTGATTGCCGCCTACAAGACCGACGAACCGCTCAGCAAGGTGCCGGTCTCGGGGTTCGCTTCTGGCTTTCCGACCTCCGTCAAACCCGACGCCACGGTCCTGTTCGCCATCGGCCAACTGATCAACGCGGACGAGGAGGTCCTGCCAGTGGTCGAGGATCTCGAACTGGTCGGGGTCGTCACCCGGGAGAACCTGCTCGATGAGTATACGAACCTTCGCAACGAGGCGTTCGATACCATCGAACGGCGCAAGGAGTGGGAGGAACAATGA
- a CDS encoding uracil-DNA glycosylase: MEHMDGLSVEGCEQCGDLVASRSRIVDGVGPADAELLFVGEAPGEREDEQGEPFVGRSGTVLDDALRDAGLSRADVRITNCVRCRPPENRDPTSDERSNCRPYLDREIDQVDPTVIVTLGKVPGEHLLGRDLAVTSEAGSIEDVDIEGTTRRVLICVHPAATLYDRSQRETFERTIQQAADLAGDGGQVELGDF, from the coding sequence ATGGAACACATGGACGGCCTCTCGGTCGAGGGCTGCGAGCAGTGTGGCGACCTCGTGGCCTCCCGGTCGCGGATCGTCGACGGCGTGGGACCCGCGGATGCGGAACTCCTCTTTGTCGGTGAGGCTCCCGGCGAACGCGAGGACGAACAGGGCGAACCGTTCGTTGGCCGTAGTGGAACGGTTCTCGATGACGCGTTGCGGGACGCCGGGCTCTCACGAGCGGACGTCCGGATCACCAACTGTGTCCGGTGTCGCCCGCCCGAGAACCGCGACCCGACGAGCGACGAGCGTTCGAACTGTCGCCCGTACCTCGACCGGGAGATCGACCAGGTCGACCCAACGGTGATCGTCACCCTCGGAAAGGTACCGGGTGAGCATCTTCTGGGCAGGGACCTGGCAGTCACCAGCGAGGCGGGCTCGATCGAGGACGTCGATATCGAGGGGACCACCCGCCGTGTATTGATCTGTGTCCACCCCGCCGCGACGCTGTACGATCGCAGCCAGCGCGAGACCTTCGAACGGACGATCCAGCAGGCGGCCGACCTGGCGGGTGACGGCGGCCAGGTCGAACTCGGTGACTTCTGA
- the serS gene encoding serine--tRNA ligase, protein MLSRQYVREHPGEVRETLAARGVDDVDLDAILEIDEEWRELKARGDDLRHDRNEVSSKIGELKQEGDEEAAQEAIERSQELKDELQEVEERADELERELEERLLEIPNIPQEGVPEGEDESDNVETRRWGFEDLRDLPEDVTPHYDLGEELDILDFERGAKVSGGGFYFLKGDAARLEHALIQFMRDIHREQGYEEVFPPIPVSSESMTGTGQLPKFADDAYKLEEEDLWLCPTAEVPVTNMYRDEILLDDDLPLKHQAYTPNFRQEAGEHGTETRGIVRVHQFNKVELVNFVEPEESDERLEGLLDEAEEVLRRLELPYRILELCTGDLTFASAKTYDVEVWAPGDDMEEGPTEGGRWLEVSSASNFEDFQARRAGIRYRPERHESAEYLHTLNASGVALPRVLVAILEYYQNDDGTVTVPEALRPYLDGQELIEGQDPVGESALGAGDR, encoded by the coding sequence ATGTTATCACGCCAGTACGTCCGCGAGCACCCCGGGGAGGTTCGAGAGACCCTCGCCGCTCGCGGCGTCGACGATGTCGATCTCGACGCGATCCTGGAGATCGACGAGGAGTGGCGCGAGCTGAAAGCCCGCGGCGACGACCTGCGACACGACCGCAACGAGGTCTCCTCGAAGATCGGCGAGCTCAAGCAGGAAGGTGACGAGGAAGCCGCCCAGGAAGCCATCGAACGCTCTCAGGAACTCAAAGACGAGCTCCAGGAGGTCGAGGAACGCGCCGACGAACTCGAGAGGGAGTTAGAAGAGCGGCTGCTGGAGATTCCCAATATCCCCCAGGAGGGCGTTCCCGAGGGCGAGGACGAAAGCGACAACGTGGAAACGCGACGGTGGGGGTTCGAGGATCTGCGGGACCTGCCCGAGGACGTCACGCCCCACTACGATCTCGGCGAGGAACTCGACATCCTGGACTTCGAACGCGGCGCGAAAGTCTCGGGCGGCGGCTTCTACTTCCTAAAGGGCGACGCCGCACGCCTCGAACACGCGCTCATCCAGTTCATGCGGGACATCCACCGCGAGCAGGGCTACGAAGAGGTGTTCCCGCCGATCCCGGTCTCCAGTGAGTCGATGACCGGGACGGGGCAACTCCCCAAGTTCGCCGACGATGCCTACAAGCTCGAAGAGGAGGACCTCTGGCTGTGCCCGACGGCGGAGGTCCCGGTGACGAACATGTACCGCGACGAAATCCTGCTCGACGACGACCTCCCGCTGAAACACCAGGCCTACACGCCCAACTTCCGCCAGGAGGCCGGCGAGCACGGCACCGAGACCCGAGGGATCGTCCGCGTCCACCAGTTCAACAAGGTCGAACTCGTCAACTTCGTCGAGCCGGAAGAGAGCGACGAGCGCCTCGAGGGACTGCTGGACGAGGCCGAGGAAGTACTCCGCCGGCTGGAGTTACCCTACCGGATCCTGGAGTTGTGTACCGGCGATCTGACCTTCGCCTCGGCGAAGACCTACGACGTCGAGGTCTGGGCACCGGGCGACGACATGGAGGAGGGACCGACTGAAGGCGGTCGGTGGCTCGAAGTCTCCTCAGCCTCCAATTTCGAGGACTTCCAGGCACGACGGGCCGGCATTCGATATCGGCCTGAGCGCCACGAATCCGCCGAGTACCTCCACACGCTCAACGCCTCTGGAGTCGCACTCCCGCGGGTGCTCGTGGCGATCTTGGAGTACTATCAGAACGACGACGGGACGGTGACGGTGCCGGAAGCACTCCGCCCGTATCTCGACGGCCAAGAACTGATCGAAGGGCAGGACCCGGTCGGCGAGAGTGCGCTGGGTGCCGGCGACCGATAA